From Candidatus Hinthialibacter antarcticus, a single genomic window includes:
- a CDS encoding DUF1289 domain-containing protein, whose product MNKKPLSHRSPCVGICQYDPDAELCVGCFRNFAEISDWRELPPEEQQRIMREELPKRAKRYSKSFENKYR is encoded by the coding sequence ATGAATAAAAAGCCGTTATCTCACCGTTCTCCCTGCGTTGGAATTTGTCAGTATGATCCTGACGCGGAACTGTGCGTCGGTTGTTTTCGTAATTTCGCTGAGATTAGCGATTGGCGCGAGTTGCCGCCCGAAGAGCAACAGCGAATCATGCGTGAAGAACTGCCGAAGCGCGCCAAACGATATTCCAAGTCCTTCGAGAATAAATACCGCTAA
- a CDS encoding FG-GAP-like repeat-containing protein, whose amino-acid sequence MMRRCALYLFCAILFSICALEVYSQNAGSRIAPLIQTIEDGNPTEAIERLTAINGPFSAQERTLVLQTLSRIAPGGEWVLFLRELCARNPKDADYRYTLARTCWRSGDDKAALFECEAVLELAPNDPLLLYRIAAIAYAANEYPKAKEWLNRLLEVKPNDLNGLLLLGTLLARDGEDDAARKQLLRVIELDSRNYLAYFELGKLANRVGDSEEAERYLRAAIEGYPFFREAVNALLVALSRQKKIEELQQMQEIFEHLRQWPEVKLNRMLYAYRNPAKVPSEEAEQLVIELSQVKRPDLAERYTRYRMDKGLASLQEKLLLSRLYYNEQDYKKTIKILDALAPEEFGQSLLYVYLRTLTLMRVGRMPEAQAFYKTYAPNFPDSDELQSIGAVFQEALSSAGGVVSPKDYAIRFVDVSQQSGLQTFQHILGSPEKPWITDAMGSGVAVGDYDNDGDDDIYFANGRPQLNQPDEKWRNALFRNDGGTFVDVTGPTGVGDLGFGMACLFGDVNNDGWLDLFVGNIGANALYINNGDGTFLDATKESGLDDQGYCAAAAFVDIDHDGDLDLYVGNYIEFDEKADGEKRFNYHGEDVFVGPLGFDAQPDLLYINDGKGAFTNKAKELGLPQEYSRAMGSVFFDIENDGDLDLYITNDSTYNTVLENQGDGHFNDVSFPSGGAFTESGVEGASMGIGPGDFNNDGFIDLYITSYERQTDVLFQNQGNGFLTDVTSRTGLASSRMLITWGVALCDFDANGWLDVFTANGHMYPQVRKLDIDLVYEQGASFYKNSDGRFEDVSDSALHSSYKPESGRGAALLDFDNDGDMDVVINNMDASPTLLENRSPHGAWLQVKLDATSAQSYGVRVVARKGDQVWMRLVDGGSGYLSQNSSILHFGFGDVKEIDSLTIDWRHLSPQVIESPSLNQRLVVSPGGE is encoded by the coding sequence ATGATGCGTAGATGCGCTCTGTATCTATTCTGCGCCATATTGTTTTCTATTTGCGCTCTTGAAGTCTATTCTCAAAATGCGGGCAGTCGTATTGCGCCTCTCATCCAAACCATTGAAGACGGAAACCCAACCGAAGCCATTGAACGCCTCACGGCAATCAATGGGCCATTTTCTGCCCAAGAGCGCACCCTGGTTTTGCAGACCTTGAGCCGCATCGCGCCCGGCGGCGAGTGGGTCCTGTTTTTACGCGAACTTTGTGCGCGCAACCCCAAAGACGCTGATTACCGCTACACGTTAGCGCGTACCTGTTGGCGTTCCGGCGACGACAAGGCTGCGCTTTTTGAATGCGAAGCGGTGTTAGAACTCGCGCCCAACGATCCGTTATTGTTGTATCGAATCGCTGCCATTGCCTACGCGGCGAATGAATATCCCAAAGCCAAAGAATGGTTGAACCGCTTGTTGGAGGTGAAGCCCAATGACCTCAATGGGCTATTGTTGTTGGGGACGTTGCTCGCTCGCGACGGCGAAGATGACGCTGCCCGCAAGCAGCTGTTGCGTGTAATAGAATTAGACTCGAGAAATTATCTGGCGTATTTTGAATTGGGGAAACTCGCCAACCGGGTAGGCGACAGCGAAGAAGCCGAGCGCTACCTACGCGCGGCGATTGAAGGGTATCCCTTTTTTCGCGAGGCGGTGAACGCGCTGCTGGTTGCGCTGTCTCGTCAGAAGAAAATCGAAGAGCTGCAACAGATGCAGGAAATCTTTGAACACTTGCGGCAGTGGCCCGAAGTAAAACTCAACCGGATGTTATATGCCTATCGCAATCCCGCGAAAGTTCCTTCAGAAGAGGCGGAGCAATTAGTCATTGAACTGAGCCAGGTAAAACGCCCTGACCTGGCTGAACGCTACACCCGCTACCGCATGGACAAGGGGCTGGCTTCCCTGCAAGAAAAACTGTTGTTGTCGCGCCTTTATTACAACGAGCAAGATTACAAAAAAACAATCAAAATTTTAGACGCGCTTGCCCCGGAAGAGTTTGGACAGTCGCTCTTGTATGTATATTTGAGAACGCTCACCTTGATGCGGGTGGGGCGCATGCCGGAAGCGCAAGCGTTTTATAAAACGTATGCGCCGAATTTTCCTGATTCAGACGAACTGCAATCCATCGGCGCGGTTTTCCAGGAGGCGCTCTCCAGCGCGGGCGGCGTGGTTTCTCCAAAAGATTATGCCATTCGCTTTGTTGATGTATCTCAACAATCAGGGCTGCAAACCTTTCAGCATATTTTAGGCTCTCCCGAAAAACCGTGGATCACCGATGCGATGGGGTCGGGCGTCGCCGTCGGTGATTATGACAACGATGGAGACGATGATATTTATTTCGCGAACGGACGCCCTCAACTCAATCAGCCCGATGAAAAATGGCGCAATGCGTTGTTCAGAAACGATGGTGGAACCTTTGTAGATGTAACCGGCCCCACCGGCGTGGGCGACTTGGGGTTTGGTATGGCCTGCCTGTTTGGCGATGTGAACAACGACGGGTGGTTAGACCTGTTCGTCGGCAACATCGGCGCCAATGCGCTTTACATCAATAATGGCGACGGTACGTTTTTGGACGCAACAAAAGAGTCGGGTCTTGATGACCAGGGCTATTGCGCCGCCGCTGCCTTTGTTGATATCGACCACGACGGCGACCTCGATTTATACGTGGGCAACTACATCGAGTTTGACGAAAAAGCCGACGGCGAAAAGCGTTTTAATTATCACGGCGAAGATGTCTTTGTCGGGCCGCTGGGGTTTGATGCGCAGCCAGACTTGCTCTACATCAACGATGGCAAGGGCGCCTTTACTAACAAGGCCAAAGAGTTGGGCTTGCCGCAGGAATACAGCCGCGCCATGGGCTCCGTGTTTTTTGATATCGAAAATGACGGCGATTTGGATTTATACATCACCAACGATTCGACCTACAACACCGTCTTAGAAAACCAGGGCGATGGACATTTCAACGACGTGAGTTTTCCGTCCGGCGGGGCGTTTACCGAGAGCGGCGTCGAAGGCGCCAGCATGGGCATTGGCCCCGGCGACTTTAATAACGACGGCTTCATTGATTTGTATATCACATCATACGAACGGCAGACGGATGTTCTCTTTCAAAACCAGGGCAACGGATTTTTGACGGACGTCACCAGCCGCACCGGCCTTGCATCCAGCCGCATGTTGATTACCTGGGGCGTTGCGTTGTGCGACTTCGACGCCAACGGCTGGCTGGATGTCTTTACCGCCAATGGCCACATGTATCCACAAGTCAGAAAACTGGATATCGATTTGGTTTACGAACAGGGCGCTTCATTTTATAAAAATTCCGACGGACGTTTTGAAGATGTTTCCGACAGCGCGTTGCATTCATCCTACAAACCCGAGAGTGGACGCGGCGCCGCGTTGCTCGATTTTGACAATGACGGCGACATGGATGTTGTCATTAATAATATGGACGCCTCGCCGACGTTGTTAGAAAACCGCAGCCCGCACGGCGCCTGGTTGCAAGTCAAACTCGACGCGACCAGTGCTCAATCATACGGCGTACGCGTTGTCGCTCGCAAAGGCGATCAGGTTTGGATGCGGCTGGTAGACGGCGGTTCTGGCTATCTCTCACAGAACAGTTCGATATTGCATTTTGGTTTTGGCGACGTAAAAGAAATTGATTCGCTCACCATTGATTGGCGGCATCTCTCGCCGCAGGTGATCGAAAGCCCAAGTCTGAACCAGCGATTGGTTGTTTCGCCCGGCGGGGAATAA
- a CDS encoding hydrogenase maturation nickel metallochaperone HypA, which translates to MHEYSIVEDLVNQLKKELESKGANQLKSVRLRRGSTFSEGALIQAFEMLTVDTPLQGSELIVEAYSVEKTCPNCNFTETVEADDLVGHLHICPECGHAEQVDEASGLEVLEIKV; encoded by the coding sequence ATGCACGAATATTCTATCGTCGAAGATTTGGTCAACCAGCTCAAGAAAGAGTTAGAGTCAAAGGGCGCCAATCAATTAAAGTCCGTCCGCCTACGCCGTGGAAGTACGTTTTCAGAGGGCGCGTTGATTCAGGCCTTTGAAATGTTGACTGTCGATACGCCGTTGCAAGGATCCGAACTCATCGTTGAAGCCTACTCTGTCGAAAAAACCTGCCCAAATTGTAACTTTACCGAAACCGTCGAAGCCGACGACCTGGTCGGACACCTGCACATCTGCCCCGAATGCGGCCACGCCGAGCAAGTCGACGAAGCCTCGGGCTTAGAAGTTCTCGAAATCAAAGTTTGA
- a CDS encoding NPCBM/NEW2 domain-containing protein, whose translation MTTDTPTSTTSWTPLQIAFLIILAISCAGLVWNAYAPADIPFADLKFEALEGDSEPLINIGWNQRPLQIQNKNYPIGLAVETDSLIELRYLPNGYRYFSAEIGVSADEAAGGPNGIVFTVLSEGTVLYQSPVMRPGMPPRLVWVPVLDRQTLALKTERASDDAPGGRAVWALARFVHH comes from the coding sequence ATGACTACTGATACGCCGACATCTACCACATCCTGGACGCCTTTGCAAATCGCGTTTCTGATCATTCTCGCTATCTCATGCGCTGGTCTGGTCTGGAACGCCTATGCGCCCGCAGACATTCCCTTCGCCGATCTGAAATTTGAAGCGTTGGAAGGCGACTCGGAACCGCTGATTAATATTGGCTGGAACCAGCGCCCCCTACAAATTCAAAATAAAAACTACCCCATCGGCCTGGCTGTCGAGACCGACTCGCTGATTGAGTTGCGCTATTTGCCGAATGGATACCGCTATTTCTCGGCGGAGATTGGCGTCTCGGCTGACGAAGCGGCGGGCGGGCCGAACGGGATCGTATTCACCGTGCTCTCTGAAGGGACGGTGTTGTATCAAAGCCCGGTGATGCGCCCGGGGATGCCGCCGCGTTTGGTGTGGGTTCCCGTGCTCGACCGGCAGACGCTCGCGTTAAAAACCGAACGCGCCAGCGACGATGCGCCGGGCGGACGCGCCGTGTGGGCACTAGCGCGGTTTGTACATCACTAA